The DNA region CACGCCCAACAAGGCTGCGCCGGCGACGGCGCCGCCGGCGACGAAAGCAGCCAGATGATTGCGCAGGCCGAAGAACCGCCAGGAGTTCAACGGATCGCCCCACAACGACAGGGCAGGCTCGGCGTCGGGGCGCATCGCCGCCACCGCCGCAAGAACCGCGACCACTGCGGCGGTTCCGACAAGCGCGCGTCCGCAGAACCGCCGCGTATTGCGCGCAGGCCACACGCCCCCGGCCGCAAACGTCGCCAGCACGACGACCGCGCGCACCTCCCACCGCGCGCTCGGAACGAACAGCGCTGCGACGTACCCGGCCGGCACGATCGACGCTGCGCGCGCCAGCGCAGCCGCAACCCTGTTGCGGCGACGGCGAAGGGCGAAGAAGGCGATAACGCACCCCAGCACCCCGGCAACGGCAGTCGCCCACGCCAGACCCGGACCGTACGACGCGTCCCGGAGCATCCGGAAGGACAAAGCGTCGATGCGCGCTGCAGCATCTGCGGTGGCGGCGACCTTCAGCGGCACGCCGATCACTCCGCGCGCGCCGCGGATTCCCAGCGACGCAAGAACACTCGCGGCGAGATCGTAAGGAGTGGCCACCCCCGCGCGCGCGGCGATCCCGCCCGACAGCACCCCGGGGATTCCGATCACACCCACCGTTAACGGCGTCCGGGGTGCGACGCCGACGACGAATACCGAGGTGCGCGCGGCCGCTAGGCCGCGCGCAGACGCCGCCGAAGCTACCGAGGCGACCGTCAGTCGTCCTATCTCCGACGGACACGGTGTGCCCGGGCGCACAAAGGTTGCGACCAACGCGGCCCCCGGCGAGCCCGGCTCACTAAGGGTCTCGACCCGCACGCACCGGTCCCGTAGAACGTCGCCCACACGGCCCGGGTATCCGCCGAGGGCCCTGCCGCTGGTGCGCCACGGCGCGCCTGCGGCAATCTCGGCCAGGAAGTCCTCTCCCGAGCGAGAAGCGGGGAATACCCCCAGTCCCAGCGCCGCACCCTCAAGAAACGCGCGGGCTTGCGCAGCCGGCATCGCGACCAAAAGCACGTCCGGTTCTGCGGCAGCGCGCGCCGGGACGGACCCCAACGGCAACACGACGAACGCGGTCGCGGCGACGATGACCACTTTCCAACGCACGCGGGCACTGTACGGGTTCAGGCGCGCGCCGGCACGGCGCCCCGGACTTCGCTACGCCAGGCCGATCTCCGGCGCGACCAGTTGCAGCCCCTCGATCCCCAGGGCGATGAACTCATCCAACTCGAGTCCCAGGGCGGCGCATTCGTGGATCTCGGCCCGGTCGACACCCGGCGCAAACGACTTCTCCTTGAGCTTCTTCTTGACGCTGGAGACCTTCATCCCGACGGCCTTCTCGGGCCGGGGCAGCGCGGCGGCAACCAGAAGTCCCGCCAAAGCGTCGGCAGCCACGATCGCGCGCGCGACCAGATCGGTCCGGAATTCAGGATGAGCGTGGGCAAGCACCGCGTTCACGACGGTCTCGTCAACCTGTTCCTCGCGCAACCACTCCGCGGCAAGGCGAGCGTGGCGCTCGGGGTCACCGGCGGTGTGGTCCTGGTCCAGATCGTGGAAAAGCCCCACCAGAGCCCATGTGTGCTCATCGCCGTCGAAACGCACCGCCAAGCGGCGCATCACCCCCTCGACCGACACCAGGTGGCGCAGGGTAATGTCCTTGTCCACCAAACGACGAACCAGCGCGACGGCCTCGTCCCGCGACATCGACCCCATGATTCCTCCCTCCCGCCGGGATTGGAGCGATGATAGCGGCTTGCCGATTCGCGGAGAGCCACCGCACAGAGGAAGATGGACGCCACCGTGACCAAGGAACACACCCACTGATGGGGGCTTTCAAGCGGGTCTTGCTCGGCCGCCCCCTCGCCAGCGAAGACGCCGAACACCAACTGCTGCCCAAGATCCTGGCGCTGCCGGTTTTCGCCTCCGACGCATTGTCCTCAGTCGCCTACGCGACGGAGGAGATCATCATCGTCCTGGTCACGGCGAGCGTGACGGCTATTCACCTGTCACTTCCGCTTGCCGCCGCGGTTGCGATCCTGATGATGATCGTTATCGCCTCCTACCGCCAGACCGTCCACGCCTACCCCGGCGGAGGCGGCGCCTACATCGTCACGCACGAAAACGTGGGGGAAATCCCGGGACTGATCGCGGCCGGCGCGTTGCTGACCGACTACGTGCTAACGGTCGCCGTGAGCA from Actinomycetota bacterium includes:
- a CDS encoding HD domain-containing protein, producing the protein MSRDEAVALVRRLVDKDITLRHLVSVEGVMRRLAVRFDGDEHTWALVGLFHDLDQDHTAGDPERHARLAAEWLREEQVDETVVNAVLAHAHPEFRTDLVARAIVAADALAGLLVAAALPRPEKAVGMKVSSVKKKLKEKSFAPGVDRAEIHECAALGLELDEFIALGIEGLQLVAPEIGLA